From a region of the Zingiber officinale cultivar Zhangliang chromosome 4B, Zo_v1.1, whole genome shotgun sequence genome:
- the LOC121978344 gene encoding pentatricopeptide repeat-containing protein At2g42920, chloroplastic-like: MRQKSTMPDAYTFQFMFKSCTLVGLALEGQMVHALFVKHFPDCDAFVANSLVYMYVQLDCIDDAVIVFRLIDMKDVVSWTTIIEGLVKSGFVDDAPKLFNEMPVRNVISSTSLIADHAKYGMASKVVGVFKEMMSKNVEPNTIAMVAVLSACAQLRDLKLGKWLHQIVIDKRIGVSSNLAVALINMYAKGGSIMSARQIFDSMNNKIAPAWNAIIDGYYKIGYINIARSLFEKMNAPDIISFNSMITGYIHGGRLKEALQLFSK, from the coding sequence ATGCGTCAAAAGAGCACAATGCCCGACGCCTACACATTTCAGTTCATGTTCAAGTCCTGCACCCTTGTAGGCTTGGCCTTGGAAGGGCAAATGGTGCATGCTCTGTTCGTCAAGCATTTTCCTGATTGTGATGCATTTGTAGCGAATTCTTTGGTGTATATGTATGTACAACTTGACTGCATTGATGATGCCGTAATAGTGTTTAGATTGATCGACATGAAAGATGTTGTATCCTGGACGACGATAATCGAGGGACTTGTGAAATCTGGGTTCGTGGATGATGCTCCGAAGCTGTTCAATGAAATGCCTGTGAGAAATGTGATTTCTTCGACGAGTTTGATAGCCGACCATGCTAAATATGGAATGGCTTCAAAGGTCGTTGGGGTGTTCAAAGAGATGATGTCTAAGAATGTCGAACCAAATACTATTGCAATGGTTGCAGTCCTATCGGCATGCGCACAGTTGCGGGATCTAAAATTGGGTAAATGGCTTCATCAGATTGTCATCGACAAGAGAATTGGTGTGAGTAGCAATCTTGCTGTTGCACTAATCAATATGTATGCAAAAGGTGGAAGCATCATGTCCGCTCGTCAGATCTTTGACTCAATGAACAACAAGATTGCACCAGCATGGAATGCCATCATCGATGGGTACTATAAGATTGGCTATATCAACATAGCCCGATCCTTATTTGAGAAAATGAATGCTCCTGATATCATCTCATTTAACTCAATGATCACCGGATACATACATGGAGGTAGACTTAAGGAAGCATTGCAGTTATTTTCAAAGTAA